One stretch of Natronolimnobius baerhuensis DNA includes these proteins:
- the thrC gene encoding threonine synthase: protein MSLSLSADQPTVPDDADDGVWLECIECGETFAPFDDVRYTCDECDGLLEVRYDDLPTLEDYEGQGQGVWRYADALPLEEGVTTQEGATPLYEVPRLEEDIGVEALRIKHEGMNPTGSFKDRGMTVGVAVAKELGVGRLACASTGNTSAALAAYGSRGGMETLVLLPAGKVAAGKIAQASLHGARILEVDGNFDACLDIVQELAQQGEAYLLNSLNPFRLEGQKTIGLEILEGFLADYDTVPDRIVLPVGNAGNTSALYKAFRELVQVGSLEEDEVPKLTGVQAEGAAPMVEAVENGADEVRRWEDVETRATAIRIGNPVNAPKALPGIRETGGTAISVSDEEITDAQRDLAGEGIGVEPASAASVAGLRKLRAEGIVDDDERVACLTTGHLLKDPDAAAAAGAEPEPVPAETDGILEHLSE, encoded by the coding sequence ATGAGTCTCAGTCTCTCGGCCGACCAGCCGACCGTGCCCGACGACGCCGACGACGGCGTCTGGCTCGAGTGTATCGAGTGCGGTGAAACGTTCGCGCCCTTCGACGACGTGCGCTACACCTGCGACGAGTGTGACGGCTTGCTCGAGGTTCGCTACGACGACCTCCCGACGCTTGAAGACTACGAGGGCCAGGGCCAGGGAGTCTGGCGCTACGCCGACGCACTCCCGCTCGAAGAAGGCGTGACGACCCAGGAGGGCGCAACGCCGCTGTACGAGGTGCCACGGCTCGAGGAGGATATCGGCGTCGAGGCCCTGCGAATCAAACACGAGGGGATGAACCCGACGGGATCGTTCAAAGACCGCGGCATGACCGTCGGCGTCGCCGTCGCGAAAGAGTTGGGCGTCGGGCGACTCGCCTGTGCGTCGACCGGAAATACGAGCGCCGCACTCGCCGCCTACGGCTCCCGCGGCGGGATGGAGACGCTTGTGCTCCTGCCAGCAGGGAAAGTTGCAGCGGGCAAGATCGCCCAAGCCAGCCTGCACGGCGCGCGCATTCTCGAGGTCGACGGCAACTTCGACGCCTGCCTCGACATCGTCCAGGAACTCGCCCAGCAGGGTGAAGCCTACCTGCTGAACTCGCTGAACCCGTTCCGCCTCGAGGGCCAGAAGACGATTGGCCTCGAGATTCTCGAGGGCTTTCTCGCGGACTACGACACCGTGCCGGATCGAATCGTTCTCCCCGTCGGCAACGCGGGCAACACGTCGGCGCTGTACAAGGCCTTCCGCGAACTTGTCCAGGTGGGCTCACTCGAGGAAGACGAGGTGCCGAAACTGACGGGCGTCCAGGCCGAGGGCGCAGCGCCGATGGTCGAAGCAGTTGAGAACGGCGCAGACGAGGTCCGACGCTGGGAAGATGTCGAAACGCGCGCGACGGCGATCCGAATCGGTAACCCGGTCAACGCACCGAAGGCGCTGCCGGGTATCCGCGAAACTGGCGGGACCGCGATTTCGGTCTCCGACGAGGAAATCACGGACGCCCAGCGCGATCTCGCGGGCGAAGGCATCGGCGTCGAACCGGCGTCTGCGGCCTCCGTCGCCGGCCTCCGCAAGCTGCGTGCCGAGGGCATCGTTGACGACGACGAGCGCGTTGCCTGCCTGACGACCGGCCACCTGCTCAAAGACCCCGACGCTGCGGCCGCCGCCGGAGCAGAGCCGGAGCCAGTGCCCGCAGAGACCGACGGAATCCTCGAGCACCTCTCCGAGTAA
- a CDS encoding UPF0175 family protein — MGTISARVPDDLESELEEYLEEERLDRSTAVRKLLSEGLDEWRRERALERLAAGETTLSKAADTAGLSVWEFAQLADECDVTWVSSDHLESDLEEL; from the coding sequence ATGGGGACGATTTCAGCGCGCGTTCCAGACGACCTCGAGTCGGAACTCGAGGAGTACCTCGAGGAGGAACGACTCGACCGGAGTACAGCCGTCCGAAAACTCCTCTCGGAGGGCCTCGACGAGTGGCGTCGCGAGCGGGCACTCGAGCGACTCGCCGCGGGCGAGACGACGCTCTCGAAGGCCGCCGACACGGCCGGACTCTCCGTTTGGGAGTTCGCACAACTCGCGGACGAATGCGACGTGACGTGGGTCTCGAGCGATCATCTCGAGTCGGATCTCGAGGAGTTGTGA
- a CDS encoding DUF3368 domain-containing protein, which yields MWVFDATPLIYLAKVEQLDLVSALNGTCYIPDRVYAEVVTTGLEEGYPDARRIEQRVDAGALEVVSTPDSPLWDRLQGNPRLSDADGAVLVCADQFDATAVMDEAAGRTAAAVEDIETKRTAYLVLSCTKNGHLPVAEARETIDAMVEAGWHCAPALYAKIVHKLDSFDN from the coding sequence ATGTGGGTTTTCGACGCGACACCGCTCATTTATCTCGCGAAAGTCGAGCAACTGGATCTCGTTTCGGCGCTCAATGGGACGTGTTACATCCCTGACCGGGTGTACGCAGAAGTCGTGACGACCGGTCTCGAGGAAGGCTATCCTGATGCCCGCCGCATCGAACAGCGTGTCGATGCAGGGGCTCTCGAGGTCGTTTCAACCCCTGACTCCCCACTCTGGGATCGATTACAGGGCAATCCTCGGTTGAGCGATGCGGATGGTGCGGTGCTTGTCTGTGCCGACCAGTTCGATGCAACTGCCGTCATGGACGAAGCCGCCGGTCGAACGGCTGCGGCGGTCGAAGATATCGAGACCAAAAGAACGGCATACCTTGTCCTCTCGTGCACTAAGAACGGCCATCTTCCTGTTGCAGAAGCGCGTGAGACTATCGACGCGATGGTCGAAGCTGGCTGGCACTGTGCGCCTGCTCTCTACGCGAAAATCGTCCACAAATTGGATTCGTTCGACAACTGA